One Dromiciops gliroides isolate mDroGli1 chromosome 3, mDroGli1.pri, whole genome shotgun sequence DNA segment encodes these proteins:
- the LOC122749521 gene encoding peroxiredoxin-6-like encodes MPGGLLLGDEAPNFKADTTIGRIRFHDFLGDSWGILFSHPRDFTPVCITELGRAAKLAPEFAKRNVKMIAFSIDSVQDHLAWSKDINAYNGDEPIEKLPFPIIDDHNRDLAVKLGMLDPDERDGQGMPLTARVVFIFGPDKKLKLSILYPATTGRNFDEILRVVNSLQLTAYKKVATPVDWKCGDSVMVIPTLSEEEDKKLFTKGVFTKELPSGKKYLRYTPQP; translated from the coding sequence ATGCCCGGAGGTCTGCTGCTCGGAGACGAGGCCCCCAACTTCAAGGCGGACACTACGATCGGTCGTATCCGCTTCCACGATTTCCTCGGAGACTCATGGGGCATTCTCTTCTCCCACCCTCGGGACTTTACCCCAGTGTGCATAACAGAGCTGGGCCGTGCTGCCAAGCTGGCCCCGGAATTCGCCAAGCGGAATGTTAAGATGATTGCCTTTTCCATTGACTCTGTCCAAGACCATCTTGCCTGGAGTAAGGATATCAATGCATACAATGGAGATGAGCCCATAGAGAAGCTGCCTTTCCCCATCATTGATGATCACAACCGAGACCTCGCCGTCAAGTTGGGCATGTTAGACCCAGATGAACGGGATGGGCAGGGCATGCCTTTGACAGCTCGTGTGGTATTTATTTTCGGCCCAGATAAGAAGTTGAAGCTTTCTATCCTCTACCCAGCAACAACTGGCAGGAACTTTGATGAGATCCTCAGAGTGGTTAATTCCCTTCAGTTGACAGCATACAAGAAGGTTGCTACTCCTGTCGACTGGAAATGTGGAGATAGTGTCATGGTTATTCCAACTCTCTCTGAAGAGGAGGACAAAAAACTCTTTACTAAAGGCGTCTTCACCAAAGAGCTCCCTTCAGGCAAGAAATACCTACGGTACACCCCTCAGCCATAG